A window of the Paraburkholderia sp. ZP32-5 genome harbors these coding sequences:
- a CDS encoding efflux RND transporter periplasmic adaptor subunit, whose protein sequence is MPPVPVLVETVSTTAVPDVVELPGRIEAVRSAEIRARVDGIVERTLYQEGTDLPANAPLFQIDASDYRAQLQQAQAALARATAVRDNAASVVERFKPLVGRHAVSAQEYDAALATMQQAQANVADAHAAVSLAQLRLDRCIVRTPIAGRAGRALVTEGALVSAGAATLLTQVNQLTPINAVFTQSNTAMLDVEQQIQSGTRKPTSMKHVEVQLILSNGQVYNERGFLDFADLVVDPSTGTQTVRAQFANPDRTLLPGQFVRGRIIAAGNLQGIRIPERAVQLDNGVASVALVADDGTVVHRNIDLGEQGEGRWTVRDGLKAGERVIVDGWQKVQPGQRVDARPAPEGATAGASAESPAGASAAPAAPSQSAAAQSPAPASAAR, encoded by the coding sequence ATGCCGCCGGTTCCCGTACTGGTCGAAACGGTCTCCACCACGGCCGTGCCCGATGTGGTCGAATTGCCGGGCCGTATCGAGGCCGTGCGTAGCGCGGAGATTCGCGCGCGCGTCGACGGCATCGTCGAGCGCACGCTGTATCAGGAAGGCACCGACCTGCCCGCCAACGCCCCGCTATTCCAGATCGACGCCAGCGACTATCGCGCGCAATTGCAGCAGGCGCAGGCCGCGCTCGCGCGCGCGACCGCGGTGCGCGACAACGCGGCCTCGGTCGTCGAGCGCTTCAAACCGCTGGTCGGCCGCCACGCGGTCAGCGCGCAGGAATACGACGCCGCGCTCGCGACGATGCAGCAGGCCCAGGCCAATGTTGCCGATGCGCACGCCGCCGTGTCGCTCGCGCAGTTGCGGCTCGATCGCTGCATCGTGCGCACGCCGATCGCCGGCCGCGCGGGCCGCGCGCTCGTCACCGAAGGCGCGCTGGTCAGCGCCGGCGCCGCCACGCTGCTCACGCAGGTCAATCAGCTGACGCCGATCAACGCGGTGTTCACGCAGTCGAACACCGCGATGCTCGATGTCGAACAGCAGATCCAGTCGGGTACGCGCAAGCCGACCAGCATGAAGCACGTCGAGGTTCAGCTGATTCTCTCTAACGGTCAGGTCTATAACGAGCGCGGCTTTCTCGATTTCGCGGACCTCGTCGTCGATCCGTCCACCGGTACGCAAACAGTGCGGGCGCAATTCGCAAATCCGGACCGCACGCTGCTGCCGGGACAGTTCGTGCGCGGGCGCATCATCGCGGCCGGCAATCTGCAAGGTATCCGTATTCCGGAGCGCGCCGTGCAGCTCGATAACGGCGTGGCGAGCGTCGCGCTGGTCGCCGACGACGGCACCGTGGTCCACCGCAATATCGATCTCGGCGAGCAAGGCGAAGGACGTTGGACCGTGCGCGATGGCCTGAAGGCCGGCGAGCGCGTGATCGTCGATGGCTGGCAGAAGGTGCAGCCCGGTCAGCGGGTCGACGCGCGGCCAGCGCCTGAAGGGGCGACTGCGGGAGCATCCGCGGAGTCACCTGCAGGCGCATCCGCTGCACCGGCCGCGCCGTCGCAGTCCGCCGCGGCGCAAAGCCCGGCCCCGGCTTCGGCCGCCCGCTGA
- a CDS encoding amino acid ABC transporter ATP-binding protein, with product MNDSAKLASAAALVSLRGVNKSFGAQQVLFDVDLDVAPGEVVVVIGPSGSGKSTLCRCINRLETIDSGEILLAGERLPEEGRALAAMRAQIGMVFQSFNLFSHRTVLENVAMGPRKVLRQSRGEAEAIARRLLARVGLAHKADAVPAELSGGQQQRVALARALAMQPKVMLFDEPTSALDPEMVSEVLAVMLELAQSGMTMVVVTHEMGFARQAADRIVFMDGGRIVEIAEPDAFFSAPRSERARDFLSRILEH from the coding sequence ATGAACGACAGCGCGAAGCTCGCCAGCGCCGCGGCACTCGTGTCGCTGCGCGGCGTGAACAAATCGTTCGGCGCGCAGCAGGTGCTGTTCGACGTCGATCTCGATGTCGCGCCGGGCGAAGTGGTCGTCGTGATCGGCCCGTCGGGCTCGGGCAAGTCGACGCTGTGTCGCTGCATCAACCGGCTGGAGACGATCGACTCCGGCGAGATTCTGCTGGCGGGCGAACGGCTGCCCGAAGAAGGCCGAGCGCTCGCCGCAATGCGCGCGCAGATCGGCATGGTGTTCCAGTCGTTCAACCTGTTCTCGCACCGCACGGTGCTGGAGAACGTCGCGATGGGGCCGCGCAAGGTGCTGCGCCAGTCGCGCGGCGAAGCCGAGGCGATCGCGCGCCGGCTGCTCGCGCGCGTCGGTCTCGCGCACAAGGCCGATGCGGTGCCGGCCGAGCTATCGGGCGGCCAGCAGCAGCGCGTCGCGTTGGCGCGCGCGCTGGCGATGCAGCCGAAGGTGATGCTGTTCGACGAACCCACCTCCGCGCTCGACCCGGAGATGGTCAGCGAAGTGCTCGCCGTGATGCTCGAACTCGCGCAAAGCGGCATGACGATGGTCGTCGTCACGCATGAGATGGGTTTTGCGCGCCAGGCGGCAGACCGCATCGTCTTTATGGACGGCGGGCGCATCGTCGAAATCGCCGAGCCCGATGCTTTCTTCAGCGCGCCTCGCTCGGAGCGGGCGCGCGATTTTCTGTCCAGGATTCTGGAACACTGA
- a CDS encoding amino acid ABC transporter permease, whose translation MDFLLPLLPFAWRFIEAMGVTIELTALSFAMAFVLGIALTVMAVGPLAPLRWFAATYVEIMRMTPLLALLLLFVFGLPKLGFMYSLTTSSVLVLGFYTGAWVAEVLKAGVNAVPAGQVEAARSIGMRFDQVLSNVVIPQAMRTVIPPLGNLFVNQIKASSIAAAIGVFDITYTAQRINFETAQAVPTFAAAMVAYMALTIPLGLLMRRVEQKMAVAR comes from the coding sequence ATGGACTTTCTGCTTCCGCTGCTACCGTTCGCGTGGCGCTTCATCGAAGCGATGGGCGTCACGATTGAGCTGACCGCGCTGTCGTTCGCGATGGCCTTCGTGCTCGGCATCGCGCTGACCGTGATGGCCGTCGGCCCGCTCGCGCCGTTGCGCTGGTTCGCCGCGACGTATGTCGAGATCATGCGCATGACGCCGCTGCTTGCGTTGCTGCTGCTGTTCGTGTTCGGCTTGCCGAAGCTCGGCTTCATGTATTCGCTGACCACGTCGTCGGTGCTCGTGCTCGGTTTCTACACCGGCGCGTGGGTCGCGGAAGTGCTGAAGGCCGGCGTCAACGCGGTGCCGGCCGGCCAGGTCGAAGCGGCGCGCAGCATCGGGATGCGCTTTGACCAGGTGCTGTCGAACGTAGTGATTCCGCAGGCGATGCGCACGGTGATTCCGCCGCTCGGCAACCTGTTCGTCAATCAGATCAAGGCGTCGTCGATCGCGGCGGCAATCGGCGTGTTCGACATCACCTATACGGCGCAGCGTATCAACTTCGAAACCGCGCAGGCGGTGCCGACTTTCGCCGCCGCGATGGTCGCGTATATGGCGCTGACGATTCCGCTCGGTCTGTTGATGCGGCGGGTCGAACAGAAAATGGCGGTGGCGCGATGA
- a CDS encoding glutamate ABC transporter substrate-binding protein, producing MRLKSIAVLASCVAGTLFAAIAPAHAETFPADSTMAKIQKKGKLVVGTSLNTLMFSVRNPMTGQTEGFEGDLARLLAKKLTGSEDNVEWVKTTTENRLPFVQNGRVDVVIATLTINDARKKVIGFAGPYYIAGQDILTQRSNTSIRSVTDLNGKTACVLNGTTVQDNVTKLAPQTKFVTFNDTAACVEGVADGRFDAYVDDGATLAGESLRQPNKFRIVGKPFTQEPYGIGVAKDDAVFRQWIDTQLEQSLKDGTWNKLYAKDLEGTFGKPQVPTIER from the coding sequence ATGCGTTTGAAATCGATTGCGGTGCTGGCTTCGTGCGTCGCCGGCACGCTCTTCGCGGCGATCGCGCCGGCCCACGCGGAAACCTTCCCGGCCGATTCGACGATGGCGAAGATCCAGAAGAAAGGCAAGCTGGTGGTGGGCACGTCGCTCAATACGCTGATGTTCTCGGTGCGCAATCCGATGACCGGGCAGACCGAGGGCTTCGAAGGCGATCTCGCGCGCCTGCTCGCGAAGAAGCTGACCGGCTCGGAGGACAACGTCGAATGGGTCAAGACGACCACTGAAAACCGCTTGCCGTTCGTGCAGAACGGCCGCGTCGACGTGGTGATCGCGACGCTGACGATCAACGACGCGCGCAAGAAGGTGATCGGCTTCGCGGGCCCCTACTACATCGCCGGCCAGGACATCCTGACCCAACGCTCGAACACGTCGATCCGGAGCGTGACCGATCTGAACGGCAAGACTGCCTGCGTGCTGAACGGCACGACTGTCCAGGACAACGTGACGAAGCTCGCGCCGCAGACCAAATTCGTGACGTTCAACGACACGGCCGCGTGCGTCGAAGGTGTCGCCGATGGCCGCTTCGATGCGTACGTCGACGATGGCGCGACACTCGCGGGCGAATCGCTGCGTCAGCCGAACAAATTCCGTATCGTCGGCAAGCCGTTCACGCAGGAGCCGTACGGGATCGGTGTCGCGAAGGATGACGCGGTATTCCGTCAATGGATCGACACGCAGCTCGAGCAGTCGCTCAAGGACGGCACGTGGAACAAGCTGTACGCGAAGGACCTCGAAGGCACGTTCGGCAAGCCGCAAGTGCCGACGATCGAGCGTTGA
- a CDS encoding amino acid ABC transporter permease, with the protein MNRSHTLYEPPGPLGRKRQRVFSIVSALTVFGLLIAIGRRLETTGQFDADKWAIFLHWGTVKFLFDGLVSTITAAACAALAAFALALPLALWRLSACGWVSRLAGAYIEFFRAIPLLLLILFMVIELPALGFDWPALGFLVFAMALHHSALTAEVVRAGILSLPRGQHDAARALGMRPSQAMLYVVLPQALRSMLPALISSVLAIVQDTSLGYVIPYDELLHRSQDVSSYAPQSLLQAAFIVTMMYGVVSAALLYLKRRVVKRQARGTAKRVGAGEAAADIAEDVPDAIAGVVPRK; encoded by the coding sequence ATGAACCGCTCGCATACGCTTTACGAACCGCCGGGGCCGCTCGGACGCAAACGGCAGCGCGTCTTTTCGATCGTCAGCGCGTTGACCGTGTTCGGCCTGCTGATCGCGATCGGCAGGCGGCTCGAAACAACTGGGCAGTTCGACGCCGACAAGTGGGCGATCTTCCTGCATTGGGGCACCGTCAAGTTTCTGTTCGACGGGCTCGTGTCGACGATTACCGCGGCGGCCTGCGCGGCGCTCGCGGCCTTTGCGCTGGCGCTGCCGCTTGCGTTGTGGCGGCTGTCCGCGTGCGGCTGGGTCAGCCGGCTCGCCGGCGCGTACATCGAATTCTTCCGCGCGATTCCGCTACTGCTGCTGATTCTGTTCATGGTGATCGAGCTGCCCGCGCTCGGCTTCGACTGGCCGGCGCTCGGTTTTCTGGTGTTCGCGATGGCGCTGCATCATTCGGCACTGACGGCCGAGGTGGTGCGCGCGGGCATCCTGTCGCTACCGCGCGGCCAGCACGACGCGGCGCGTGCGCTCGGCATGCGGCCATCGCAGGCGATGCTGTATGTGGTGCTGCCGCAGGCGCTGCGCAGCATGCTGCCGGCGCTGATCAGCTCGGTGCTCGCGATCGTGCAGGACACGTCGCTCGGTTATGTGATCCCGTACGACGAGCTGCTGCATCGCTCGCAGGACGTGTCGAGCTATGCGCCGCAGTCGCTGCTGCAGGCGGCGTTTATCGTCACGATGATGTATGGGGTGGTGAGCGCGGCGCTGTTGTATCTGAAGCGCCGGGTGGTGAAGCGGCAGGCGCGGGGCACGGCGAAGCGTGTGGGGGCCGGAGAAGCGGCCGCGGATATCGCGGAAGATGTACCGGATGCGATTGCCGGAGTCGTTCCGCGCAAGTAA